The Halorubrum sp. BV1 nucleotide sequence CGAGTTCGAGGTTATCCCCGCGGTCGACGTGCAAGACGGCGAGGTCGTTCAGTTGGTCGGCGGCGAGCGCGGCACGGGCAAACGCTACGGCGACCCCGTCGAAGCCGCGGAACGCTGGATCGACGCGGGGGCCGAGACGCTCCACCTCGTCGACCTCGACGGCGCGTTCGAGGGCGAGCGCGCGAACGCGGCCGCGATCGAGTCGGTCGTCGAGGCCGTCCCCGCGGGCGTCGGCCTCCAGCTCGGCGGCGGCATCCGTACCGCCGATGACGCTCGCGACCTCCTCGATCTGGGACTCGACCGCGTGATCTTGGGCACCGCGGCCGTCGAGTCGCCCGAGATCGTCGCCGCGATCGACGAGACCCACCCAAACAGCGTCGTCGTCAGCCTCGACGCGAAAGACGGCGAGGTCGTCGTGGGCGGGTGGACCGAGGGGACCGGCCTTGATCCGGCCGAGGCCGCGAGTCGCTACGCGGACCTCGGCGCTGGCGCGGTCCTGTTCACGAACGTCGACGTCGAGGGACAGCTGGCGGGGATCGACCGGACCGCGGTCGAACGCGTCGTCGAGGCGGTCGACGTCCCGGTCGTCGCCTCGGGCGGAGTCGCGACGACCGACGACGTGGTCGCCCTGAAGGAGGCCGGCGCGGCCGCGGTCGTCGTCGGCACCGCGCTCTACGAGGGAACGTTCACGCTGCGAGAGGCGCAGGCGGCCGCGGACGATGCCTGATCTCGCTCTCTCCCCGGGACTCTCTCACTCCTCTGGACGCGCGCGTTGCACAACGAGCACGGGTCCGAGGAACCGGTCTGCGACCTTCTCGGACGGCATTCCGAACACGAACGTCGTGACCGAGGGGTCGGTCTCGCCCATCACGACCGCGTCGTGTGACGCCGCCCGGCTCGCGATTGCGTCGATCGGAACGTCGGCGTCCTCGACGACCGTCTCGATCGCGTCGGCGTCCACGCCGCGCTCGACGAGGTCCGACCGGGCTCCGCTCAGGAACGACTCGCCGTCTTCGATCGATTCGCCCTCGTCGAGGGCGTGGTACAGCGTCACGTCCACGTCCGCGTCGGCGAACAGCCCGGCGACGAGCCGCGTGTTCCGTCCGACGCCGACCGTGCCGCGGAGCGCGACGAGCACCGAATCCACGCGCTCCGTGCTGTTCGGGACCAACACCGCGAGACAGTCGTATTCGTAGATGAGCCGGTCGATCGTGGTCTCCTTGTCGTGTGTGAACACGAGACGCGTCTCGACGTCGGCCCCGGCGTCGGTGAGCGTGTCGGCGAACGACTCGAGCTTCGACATCCCCGTCTCGCCGAACTGCTCGCGCGCCTGCTCGGTCGCGGTCTGGTCGGGAATGACGTGATAGCCGCACAGAACGACGTGGGCGTTCGCGAGCAGTGCGGGCGTTCCGGTCGGGATCGATTCGCCCTCCAACACCTCGATCGGAACGAGCACGGACGGCCGCTCGTCTCCCGGCTGCCCCCCGTCGGGAGTCGGCTCTCCGGTCTCGGCCGGTCCGCCGCCCCCGGCCGGTCTGCCAGTCTCGCTCGCTCTTTCGTCCCCGGTCGATCCGCCGCCTTGCGTGGGTTCGGTCATCTCAAAAGTCACCTTTGAGTTCGACGTCCGTTGCGTAGTACCGGTACCAGCCGTACGCCGCGATCATGACGCCGACGCCGACGCCGATCGACGCCGGCCGCATGAACGCGATGAGCGCGAAGCTCGCGAGCGCTCCGAGTCCGGCGACGGCGAACCCGGCCGGACAGCGGAACGACGGGTCGTACCATGACGGGCTCTCCCGCCGGAGCTGTATCAGCCCGACGCAGATCAGCCCGTACATCACCAGATGGAGGAAGGAGGCGACCTCCGCGAGCAGTTCCACCTGCCCCGTCGCCGCTAGGACGACGATCGGGCCGCCGGCGAGCCCGAGCGCGACGTGCGGCGTGCCGTATCGGAGGTTGAGCCGGCTCGCACTCTCCGGGACGATCCCGTCGCGGCTCACCGCGTACACCGCGCGGGAGGCGCTGAGGATCGAGGCGTTCGCGCTGGAGAACGTCGCCAACAGCCCGGCCACGACGATCGCGAGCGCCCCGGGAAACCCGACGAACGAGCGGGCGACCTCGACCATCGCGGTCTCGCCGAACTCGCCGAGGCGGGCGCTGCCGAACGCGCTCGTGGCGACGAATATGGTCACGACGTAGAAGACGCCGACGAGGAGAACGGACCCGACCATCGCCAGCGGCAGGTTCCGACTCGGCTCCGTGATGTCGCCCGCGACGGTCGCGACCTGCGCGAACCCGAGGTACGACGTGAAGACGAGCGCCGCCGTCTGGAGCACCGGAAGCAGGCCGCCGGGCGGGAAGAAGCGCTCCGGCACGCGCTCTGCCCCGAACACGCCGAGCGCGTCGAGGGACCCGTAGCTCAAGAAGATCGTGAGAATGACCAGAAGCGAGATCACGATCGCGTTCTGGAGCGCGGCGGTGTTCTCGGTCCCGAAGAGACTCAAGACCGTGAGCCCGACGCCGAAGGCAACGCCGAGGGGGATCGCGGGATCGATCGGGAGCGCGATCCCCGCTTCGAGGAACACCTGTCCGGCGTAGCTCCCGAGCCCGACGAGGTAGAACGCGGAGGCGAACACGAGCCCGAGCCAGAGCCCGACGCCGACGACCGCCCCGGGCGCGGTTCCGAGCCCGCGGGAGATGAAGAAGTATCCGCCGCCGCTTCTCGGCATCGCCGTGGCGAGTTCCGACGCCGGTAACGCCACGAGCAGCGCGACGACCGCGCCGATCGCGAAGGAGAGCGCGGCCGCGGGTCCGGCGTTCTCGGCCGCGAGCCCCGGAAACACGAAGATTCCCGCGCCGATCATCGTCCCGACGCCGATCGCGAGCCCGCCGACGAGGCCGATCGTCCGTTCGAGTTCGCCCTCTCCGGTGTCGGCGTCGATCACGTCGGTGAACGCCTCCGGCGCGTCGGATCCACCCATGCGATCCGAGACAACTCTCGACACCGTGATATATCCACCGTCGATCGCCTCGTCTGCGGCCCGATCGCCCCCGAGAAACGCCTCGCCACCCGCAATCCCCTTAACAGTCCCCGCCGACGGTCGGGTATGAGCGATCACGACCGCGTCGCGGCGGTCTCCCGTGAGACGGCCGAGACGACGATAGACCTCACCCTCGCTATCGACGGCGACGGCGACAGCGAGGTCTCGACCGGGATCGGATTTTACGACCACATGCTCGAATCGTTCGCGAAACACGGCCTGTTCGATCTGACCGTCTCCTGTGACGGCGACCTCGACATCGACGACCACCACACCGTCGAAGACGTGGCTATCTGTCTTGGCGAGGCGTTCGACGAGGCGCTCGGCGACAAGCGCGGCATTCGGCGGTACGCGGACCGCCGGGTCCCGCTCGACGAGGCGGTCGCGAGCGTCGTCGTCGACGTGGCCGGTCGCCCGTACTACGACTTCTCGGGCGAGTTCTCACAGGCGCAGATAGGCGAGTTCACGAGCGTCATGGCCGACCACGTCGCGCTCTCTCTGGCGCACAACGCCGGGCTCACGCTCCACGCCGAGATCGAGCGCGGCGACAACGCCCACCACGAAGTCGAGGCGCTATTCAAGGCGTTGGCGCGCGCGCTCGACGACGCCACGCGGCTCGACGAGCGCCGGAGCGACACGCCGAGCACGAAAGGCGAACTGTAGGCGATACTCCGACACCCCCGCTCACCCCCAGTGCCAGAAGGAGTTCCTGTCCTCCTCGACGGGATCGGTCCGATCGCGGAGATCGGCCACGTCCGCGGCGGTCGGCTCGCGGTCGTCCGGGAGGCGCTCCATGCAATCGAAACAGAGGAAGAACTCGGAGCCGTCGGTGAGTTCGAGGGTGAGTCCCTGCGTCGACTCGAACGCGAAGTTCCACAGGTCACCGATACCGCCGGCGATCCTGACGGACCGCTCGCAGACGTCACAGGACTCCGAGGCCATGCCCCGGATAGCGGCTCCGGCCGGTAATGGGTATCGCTGCACGGCGAGACGAGCGTGCGGCTCGCGTCGTATCAGCGTTCGAAGTGAATTTTGCGAGGGAAGAGCGCTCCGAGAGCGTCTTCCGCATCACGGGGTGTGGACCCCGGCGATGCGGGGGGAGGGATTTGAACCACGGTCGCGCCAGAGGCGCTCCCTGATTCAAATCCTCCCCCATCGTGCATTCGCGCGTTGTGGCGCGCTCATGCGAGGGGAGGGATTTGAACCCACGGACCTCTACAGGAGCGGATCTTGAGTCCGCCGCCGTTTCCGGGCTTGGCTACCCTCGCACGCGGCCGGTCCTACTCCGGCGGTGCCCTTTATCTCGTCGGTTCCGCACCAACCAGCGTCGCCCGGAAGCCGCCCGAGGCCGACTCGCCGATATCTAGGTCCCACCCGTGCGCGGTCGCGACGCGCTCGACTATCGTCAGCCCGATACCAGTGCCGCCGTCGTTCGAGACGCCGAACTCGGTCAGCTCCCCGCTATCGTCGACCGCGTCGAGCCCCGGGCCGTCGTCGGCGACGTAGATCCCGCGGTCGTCGACCCCGACGCGGACCGTCGGCGCGTCGCCGGCGTGGTCGATCGCGTTCCCGATCAGGTTCCCGACCGCCCGCCTGAGCAGGGCTTCGTCGCCGCGGACCGGCCGGGCGTCCTCGACGACCAGCTCGGCGGCCGCCGCGGGCTCGCCGAAGTCGCCGGACTTCCAGCAGTCGACCGCGAGCTCGCCGAGGTCGACCGGTCCGGCGTCGATGCGTATCGCCTCGGGGTCGCGAGCCATGACGAGCGCGTCGTCGATCAGCGACTCGATCCGGTCGAGCGCCTCGTCAGCCGGATCGAGCTGATCGAGGTCGCCCGTCTCCCGCGCCAGATCGAGGTACCCCTGCGCGATCCCGAGCGGGTTTCGAAGGTCGTGCGAGAGGAAGCCGGCGAGGCGTTCGAGCCGGTCGTTGAGTCGTTCCAGTTCCCGCTCGCGCTCGACCCATTCGGTGACGTCGCGGATGACGCCCACGACGCCGACGACCTCGCCGTCGCGCTCGATCGGAGTGAGCCGCGTCTCCGTCGTCACCCTCGATCCGTCCGCGAGCGTCGTCGTGAGCTGGACGCGCTCGTCGGGCGTGTCGCCGGCGAGCACGCGATCGACCGCGTCCCGGTAGCGCTCGCCCATCTCCGGGTCCCAGTACCCTTCGTCGACGACCCGCTCCGGGTGAGTTCCGTGGAGAACCGCCTCCGAGAACTCCGTCACCTCGCGGAGCCGGTCGTTGACGAACACGCGGTTCCGATCCGCGTCGAGCACGTACGCGCCGTCGCCGAGCGCGTGGACAATCGACTCGGCGGCGTCGATCGAGTCGGCGCGGTCCGCAGGATCAGTTCGGTGGGCGTCGTCGGCGCGGTCCGCAGTTCCGGTCGACTCGTCGACGCCGACCGACTCGGCTCCCCCCGTCGACGCCGGCTCCTCTGCGGGCTCCATGCGTGAACGTACGGACTGAACGGTAAAGTGTCCCGCGGATATCGGCAGCGCTTTCGGGTCACGGCGCGGCCTCGACTCCGGCACAGCCGTCAGACCGGAAGCGGAACGACCGCGATAGCTCGGGAGGAGCCGGCCTCTCGAAGACGCCCGCGAAACGGTTAGGTCGCTGCGCGCGAGAGATCGCTTCATGGACGATCACACCCGCGATCCCGGCGTCGCGCCGCCGCTCGGGAACCCGACCGGGTGGCACGCGCCGGAGCGGGACGCGCTCCCGCCGGCCGACGCGGACCGCGGCGCGGACCGCGAGGCCGACGACGCGCGGGTCGCGAGCGGCTACTGGGAGCACGCTACGCTCCGGCGGGCGACGGAGCACGGCGTCCGGCTGTTCAACGCCGCCGAGTTCCACGAGGCGCACGACTGTTTCGAAGACGAGTGGTACAACTACGGGAACGGCACCGCGGAGTCCGCGTTCCTCCACGGGATGGTACAGGTCGCTGCGGGCGCGCACAAGCGCGCCGACTTCGAGAACGACGCCGGCATGCGATCGCTTTTCGAGACCGCGCTGCAGTACCTCGGCGGTCTCCCGGGCGACTTCTACGGCGTCGACGTCGACGAGGTCCGCTCGACGCTTCGCGCCGCGCTCGACGACCCCGCGTCGGTCGACGGGTGGAAGATCCCGCTCGACGGTGTCACGCCCGAGGCGTATCCGGCGGACTACGAGTACGCGGCCCAGATAGACGAGACGCACTGAGTCCGCTGGAAACACGGCCGCGATCCGAACGCCACTTACCCGCGGGGGACGTGTGTCGCGTATGGACGTGTACGAACTGGGCGAGGGCGAGCCGGAGGTCGCGGTCGTCGGCGCGATCCACGGCGACGAGCCCTGCGGTGCCCGCGCGATCCGGCGACTCCTCGACGCCGACCCCGACGTCGAGCGACCGGTGCGACTGATCGTCGCGAACGAGTCCGCGCTCGACGCCGGCGTCCGCTACCTCGACGCCGACCTCAACAGGGTGTTTCCGGGCGATTCAGCGTCCGATCAACACGAAGAGCGGCTCGCGGCCGATCTGCTCGACGCGGTCGAGGGGTGTACCACGCTCGCGATTCACTCGACGCAGTCGTACCCGGAACCGTTCGCCGTGATCGACTCGATGGACGAGGTCGCTCGGGCGACCGCGCCGCACCTCCCGGTCGACGCGGTGATCCAGACCGACGCGTTCACCGAGGGGCGGCTCATCGAGCACCCGCACACGATCGAAGTCGAGGCTGGGCTTCAGGGCTCCGAGAACGCGGCCGACAATGCCTACTGGCTGACGCGGGCGTTCCTCGCCGCGACCGGCGCGCTCCCCGCGCCGGGGGCGGAAGACGTGGTCGACGCCGGCGGCCGCGAGGACGTGGCGGTGTTCCGCCTGCGCGACCGCATCCCGAAGCCGGCCGCCGAGGAGTACGAGGTGTTCGCGCGCAACTTCGAGCGCGTCGAGGCGGGCGACCGCTTCGCGGCCGCCGACGGCGAACCGCTCCGCGCCGCGGAACCCTTCTACCCCGTTCTCTTATCGCCGTACGGCTACCGCGACCAGTTCGGCTACGTTGCCGATCGGGTCGGCACGCTGGAGTAGCTACTCCACCAGTTCGATCGCGTCGTCGCCGTTCGGCACGACGCAGATGAACGACCCCGGCTCGTCGCCCTCGTTTCTGTACCAGTGTTCGACACCTGCCGGGATGAGCAGGGCGTCGCCGGGACTCACCGCGTGCTCCCGGTCGCCGATCCCGACGACGTACTCGCCCGAGAGCACGTACTGCTCGTGTTCGATCTCGTTCGTGTGGCGCGGGACCGCCGCGCCGGCCGCCAGCTCGAACTGCCGCATCGCGAAGTGCGGCGCGCCGTCCGACTCGTCGAGGAGGACGCGCTTCGTCAGTCCCTCCGCGGCGTCGACCGTCTCGGCGTCGACCGCGTCCGTGCGCTTCAGCACCGCCCCGTCGATTCCCGAGGTGTCAGCCTCGCTCATACCATGTTCTCGGTGGCGCGACCGTATAAATCGTGGCGGGCGGGATCGGAACCGTCCGGGAGGCGTCTCGGACCACTCCCTCTCGAACGATACCGTCGGCCGGCCACGACCGGACGTTTAAGCGGCCACCGACCCACTCTCAAGATATGCGCGGAATCAAGATCGGGACCGTTCTCGGGATCCCGGTCAGGCTCAACTGGACGTTTCTCATCGTGCTGCCGCTTTTCGCTTACCTCATCGGGTCGCAGGTGGGAATGATAGCGGGCGTGATGAACGACGCGCTCGGGGCGGGTATCGCGCCGGCCGCGATCGAGGGTGGGTTCACGCCGTGGGCGCTCGGGCTCGCGGCCGCGCTCGGGCTGTTCGGCGGCGTCCTCCTCCACGAGTTCGGTCACTCGATCGTCGCGATGCGGTACGGATACGAGATCGAGTCGATCACGCTGTGGCTGCTCGGCGGGCTCGCCAACTTCGCGGAGTTCCCCGAAGACTGGAAACACGAGTTCTGGATCGCGGTCGCCGGTCCCGTGGTGAGCGTCGCGGTCGGTGCCGCCTGTTACGGCGTGTTCGCGCTCGCACCGGCCGGGGCGAACGCCGTCCTGTTCGTGTTCGGCTACCTCGCGCTGTTGAACGTCGTCCTCGCGGGATTCAACATGCTCCCGGCGTTCCCGATGGACGGCGGGCGGGTACTCAGGGCGCTCTTGGCGCGGAGCCAGCCGCACGCACAGGCAACCCAGCGCGCGGCCGCGATCGGCAAGATGTTCGCCTTCTTCATGGGCCTCTTCGGTCTGTTCACCCTCCAGCTCCTGCTCATCGTGTTGGCCCTCTTCGTCTACATGGCGGCCTCGGGCGAGGCCCAGCAGACGACGCTGAAGGCCGCCTTCGAGGACGTCACCGTCGCCGACGTGATGACCCGCCGAGAGGACCTCCACACCGTGACGCCGGACGCCTCCGTCGCCGACCTGATGAGCCGGATGTTCGAGGAGCGTCACACCGGCTACCCCGTCCTCCACGGCGACGACCTCGTCGGGATGGTGACGCTCGAAGACGCGCGCTCGGTCCGCGAGGTCGAGCGCGACGCCTACCGCGTCGACGACGTGATGGCGACGGACGTGGTCGCGGTCGGTCCGGGTGCCGACGCGGTGACCGCCCTCCAGACGATGCAGCAACACGACGTCGGTCGGCTGCCCGTGATCGACGCGCAGGGGCGACTCGTCGGGATCATCTCCCGGTCCGACCTGATGACCGCGTTCAACATCATCCAGACGGGCGGCACGCCGAGTATCATCAGCGGGCGGCGGCAGCTCAGAGAGGAGGGCGGTCCCGGCGTGTTCTGAGCGTCCTCGGGACATCTTCGGACGCGAACCCGCCCGTGACGGCCCGATCGTCGGTCGCCGACGCAACCCTTACGCGTCGTGGCCGCCAAACGCGGGCATATGACCGACGAACGCGACGACGACCGCCACGAGTTCTCCGCGGGGCAGGGCGTCGACGCCGACTACGAGGAGTTCACCCTCGATCCGGAGGAGCTTGACGCCGACCCCACCACGGTCGATCCCGTCGATTCGCGGGTTCTCACGGACATCCTCGACCGACGGAACGTCGGGAGCGACGAGGTCGACGTCGAACAGCTCGTCGACGTCGGACTCTCGTACATGAGCATCAACCGCTTCGAAGAGGCGACGGAGACGTTCGAACGCGCGGCCCAGTTCGCCGAGGAGGACTCCCTCGACGCGCAGGAGGCGTGGGTGAACAAGGGTGCGGCCCACGCCGAGCTAGAGGAGTTCGACCAGGCGATCGGCGCGTACAAGGAGGCGCTGCGGATCGACGACAGTTCCGAGCACGCCGCGACCGCCGAGACCAACCTCGCGTACGCGCTCTGGGAGTCCGGCCGCGGCGAGCAGGCGCTCGAACACGCCGAGCGCGCGGTCGAGACCGACCCCCGGTTCGCGGAGGCGTGGTACAACCGCGGGTTCCTGCTCGTCGAGCGCGGGCTCGCCGAGGACGCCGTGAGCTGTTTCGACAACGCGATCCGCCTCGGTTACCGCAGCGCCGACGTGTTAGAGGAGAAGGCCCGCGCGTTAGAGGAGGCGGGCGACCACGAGCAGGCGGAGGCGGTCGCAGACCGCGCAGACGAACTGCGTCAGGAGACCGAAGAGCAACTGATCGACGAACAGACTGGGCAGGCACCGGGGCCGGGCGGTGCGGGCGGTCGCGGCGGTGCAGGCGGTCGCGGCGGTACGGGTGGCGCAGACGGCGCTGGTGGCCGGGGCGGCCGCGGCTCCGGCGGCCGCGGCGACGAGGAGCCGGAGCGCGAACTTCAGGGCGAGGGACCAGAGGGGTTCTGAATGCTCCTTCGCGAGCGAGAGACTCCGAAGGGGACGCTCGTCTCCGTCTGTGACCCCGACTGTCTCGGCGAGACGTTCGAAGACGGACCGGTGACGCTCACGGTGAGCGAGGAGTTCTACGGCGGCGACGACGCCGTCGAGGCGGACGCGGAGGCGGTCGTCGCCGGCCTCCACCGCGCGCAGGTCGCGAACATCGTCGGCACCGAGGCCGTCGCCGTCGCGGTCGAGGCCGGGATCGTCGACGAGGAGACCGTGCTGGAGTTCGAAGAGACCCGACACGCACAACTACTCTGGCTGTGAGAGTCGCCGTATGCAACGACTCAGCCGATCCGAACTCGCGTCGCGACTGCGCCCGTTCGCTCCCGGCGACGCCTTCTGGGCGCGAGCGATAGCGTCGGGCGAAGCTGCCATCGGCGTCGGACCCGAGGCGCTCGCCGCCTGGGCAGACGACGGCGACGCCCGCGACGACGCCGCCGAACCGACCGTGATTCGCGATCGATCGCACGGGCGCTCGCACGCGACCATCGAGCGTGTGGAGGGGCGCGACACCGGCGGCACGCCCGGACCGCTCGCCACCGGCGACATGATCGATGTCGGCGAGCGGTCGTTCGTCGTCGTCGCCGTCGACCGGACCCCTGCAGGCGGGGCGACCTATCGGATCGACTTGGTTCCGGAGCGCGACGTGGCGTGAGGACGCTCGCGGCGTCGCGAAGACCCAACCGAGCTAGTTCCCGGTCCAGCGCAAGATCGCGAGCGTCCCCTCGAAGAGGACGATCATGGTGAGCGTCACGATGATCGGAGCCATCCCGGTCGGGTCGGGACTGAACAGAAAGGCGATCCCGAGGAACGACCCCCAGAATATCAGTCGCTTCGCCTCCAGCCACTGTCGGGTGACGATGTTCATCATGATGGCGAGCATGATGAAAAGCGGGATCTGAAAGACGATCGCCATGAACGCGAGCATGATGACGATCAGGTTGAACGTCTCCGCGAGCCCGAAGGCGATCGTCGCGGCGTCGGAGGTGTAGGTGGTAAAATACGAGAAGATCGCGGGCAACACGAGGAAGTGCGCGAACGCGATGCCGATGCCGCCGAGCACGAGGCTCGTCGGCACCGCGGCGAGGTAGTACCGCCGCTCGTTCGGGTACAGCCCCGGCTTCATGAACCGGTATGTCTGGTAGACGAACGCGGGAAGCCCGACGACGACGCCCGCCAGCCCGGCGACTTTCAGCCGGGTGAGCGGCAGTTCGAGCGGGCCGTACAGCCGCGGGCGGTTCTCCAGCGGCGCGGGGATGTGGTAGCTCCAGAAGTAGTTGATCAGCTCCGTCGACTGCGCGACCACGACGAGCGTCGCGATCCCCCCGAAGACGAAGACGACGGCGAGCCGCCGCATCATCTCCTCGATGTGGTCCGCAAGCGGCATCTCTTGGTCCGACTCCGGGGCGTTGATGCCGCCTATCTCCTCGTCGGACAGCGAGTCGCCGATGTCGTCTTCGGCGTCTGCGTCTTCGACGTCTGCATCTTCGGTATCTTCGGCGTCACCGGCGTTGGTGTCGCTCCCGGTGGCGTCATCACCCTCCCCGCTCTCGGCTTCTCCGGGGTCGGTGTCTTCCCATCGCGCGGACCCGTCGTGTCTGTCGAGCGGAGTCAACTCGGCGGACTCGGACTCGTCTGCCGCCGAGTCGTCGGCCGGAGACACGGAGTCGTCGGCGGTGGTCTCTCCGCTCCCGACGTCGTCGGTGGTGGTGTCGTCGGTCTCGCCGGAATCCCCCGCAGTATCGCCGCTGTCGACCGTCGCGGTGTCGCCGCCGCCGGCCGTCTCGTCGTCGCCGACCGCGTCGTCCGCCGGAGCCGAGGGATCCTCGCGCGACCGGTCCGAGTCGTCCATTCACTCTCCCTACGAAACCGGGTGACTATAGGCCTTTTCGGATAGCCGCGAGCGCCGAGGCCTCGCGGCACCCGCACGCGGTCGAAAAGGTTGATAACGGCGACGGACTTCGACTCCCGTATGGCGAGTGCCCTCGACGAGGATACCCAGCAGTCGCTCGCGGAGGGTCGCGAGTCGGCGAAGACGTTCCTTCGGTCGATCCAGAAGGACCTCCAGAAGGTGTTCGTCGTCTTCCTCCTCGGCTTCCTCGCGACGTTCTGGGCGCTCCGCACGTTCGTCTGGGAGTTCCTGTACACGGTCACCAAATCGAACATGTCCCCCTCGGTGGCCGCCGAGGCGGACGTCATCGCGACGACCCCCTTCGAGGTGATCCTGCTGCAGGCGAAGATCGGTCTCATCGTCGGCGCAATCACCGCCCTCCCGGCGCTCGTCTACGTCTCTCGCACCGAGCTTCGCGCCCGCGGCGCGTGGCCGCAGTCGCCGATACCGCGCTGGAAGCTTGCCGGAATCGCGCTCCTCGGAGCCGGGCTCTTCGGCGTCGGCGTCGCCTACGGCGTCTACGCCTTCTTCCCGATCATGTTCTCGTTTCTGGCCGGATTCGGACTGGAGGCCGGCATCCAGCCGACCTACTCCATCGTGATGTGGACGGAGTTCATCGTCTTCCTCTCGCTGTCCTTCGGGCTCGCCGGCCAGATGCCGCTTCTCATCACCGGGCTCTCCTACTCGGGTATCGTCCAATACGAGACGTTCCGCGACAAGTGGCGCTACGCGGTGGTCGCCATCTTCGTCTTCGGTGCCGTCTTCTCGCCGCCGGACCCGTTCACGCAGCTGATGTGGGCGTTCCCGCTCGTGGCGCTGTACGGCTTCAGCCTCTACCTCGCGAAGCTCGTCGTCACCGCCCAGCGAAGCTCGGACCGCATCGACGTGCTCGGCGCGGCCCGAACCCACTGGAACGTCGTCGGCGGGGCGGCCGTCCTCGGCGGCGGACTCGT carries:
- the hisA gene encoding 1-(5-phosphoribosyl)-5-[(5-phosphoribosylamino)methylideneamino]imidazole-4-carboxamide isomerase — encoded protein: MTHFPEFEVIPAVDVQDGEVVQLVGGERGTGKRYGDPVEAAERWIDAGAETLHLVDLDGAFEGERANAAAIESVVEAVPAGVGLQLGGGIRTADDARDLLDLGLDRVILGTAAVESPEIVAAIDETHPNSVVVSLDAKDGEVVVGGWTEGTGLDPAEAASRYADLGAGAVLFTNVDVEGQLAGIDRTAVERVVEAVDVPVVASGGVATTDDVVALKEAGAAAVVVGTALYEGTFTLREAQAAADDA
- a CDS encoding universal stress protein; protein product: MTEPTQGGGSTGDERASETGRPAGGGGPAETGEPTPDGGQPGDERPSVLVPIEVLEGESIPTGTPALLANAHVVLCGYHVIPDQTATEQAREQFGETGMSKLESFADTLTDAGADVETRLVFTHDKETTIDRLIYEYDCLAVLVPNSTERVDSVLVALRGTVGVGRNTRLVAGLFADADVDVTLYHALDEGESIEDGESFLSGARSDLVERGVDADAIETVVEDADVPIDAIASRAASHDAVVMGETDPSVTTFVFGMPSEKVADRFLGPVLVVQRARPEE
- a CDS encoding APC family permease codes for the protein MGGSDAPEAFTDVIDADTGEGELERTIGLVGGLAIGVGTMIGAGIFVFPGLAAENAGPAAALSFAIGAVVALLVALPASELATAMPRSGGGYFFISRGLGTAPGAVVGVGLWLGLVFASAFYLVGLGSYAGQVFLEAGIALPIDPAIPLGVAFGVGLTVLSLFGTENTAALQNAIVISLLVILTIFLSYGSLDALGVFGAERVPERFFPPGGLLPVLQTAALVFTSYLGFAQVATVAGDITEPSRNLPLAMVGSVLLVGVFYVVTIFVATSAFGSARLGEFGETAMVEVARSFVGFPGALAIVVAGLLATFSSANASILSASRAVYAVSRDGIVPESASRLNLRYGTPHVALGLAGGPIVVLAATGQVELLAEVASFLHLVMYGLICVGLIQLRRESPSWYDPSFRCPAGFAVAGLGALASFALIAFMRPASIGVGVGVMIAAYGWYRYYATDVELKGDF
- the hisB gene encoding imidazoleglycerol-phosphate dehydratase HisB, with product MSDHDRVAAVSRETAETTIDLTLAIDGDGDSEVSTGIGFYDHMLESFAKHGLFDLTVSCDGDLDIDDHHTVEDVAICLGEAFDEALGDKRGIRRYADRRVPLDEAVASVVVDVAGRPYYDFSGEFSQAQIGEFTSVMADHVALSLAHNAGLTLHAEIERGDNAHHEVEALFKALARALDDATRLDERRSDTPSTKGEL
- a CDS encoding PAS domain-containing sensor histidine kinase codes for the protein MEPAEEPASTGGAESVGVDESTGTADRADDAHRTDPADRADSIDAAESIVHALGDGAYVLDADRNRVFVNDRLREVTEFSEAVLHGTHPERVVDEGYWDPEMGERYRDAVDRVLAGDTPDERVQLTTTLADGSRVTTETRLTPIERDGEVVGVVGVIRDVTEWVERERELERLNDRLERLAGFLSHDLRNPLGIAQGYLDLARETGDLDQLDPADEALDRIESLIDDALVMARDPEAIRIDAGPVDLGELAVDCWKSGDFGEPAAAAELVVEDARPVRGDEALLRRAVGNLIGNAIDHAGDAPTVRVGVDDRGIYVADDGPGLDAVDDSGELTEFGVSNDGGTGIGLTIVERVATAHGWDLDIGESASGGFRATLVGAEPTR
- a CDS encoding DUF309 domain-containing protein encodes the protein MDDHTRDPGVAPPLGNPTGWHAPERDALPPADADRGADREADDARVASGYWEHATLRRATEHGVRLFNAAEFHEAHDCFEDEWYNYGNGTAESAFLHGMVQVAAGAHKRADFENDAGMRSLFETALQYLGGLPGDFYGVDVDEVRSTLRAALDDPASVDGWKIPLDGVTPEAYPADYEYAAQIDETH
- a CDS encoding succinylglutamate desuccinylase/aspartoacylase family protein → MDVYELGEGEPEVAVVGAIHGDEPCGARAIRRLLDADPDVERPVRLIVANESALDAGVRYLDADLNRVFPGDSASDQHEERLAADLLDAVEGCTTLAIHSTQSYPEPFAVIDSMDEVARATAPHLPVDAVIQTDAFTEGRLIEHPHTIEVEAGLQGSENAADNAYWLTRAFLAATGALPAPGAEDVVDAGGREDVAVFRLRDRIPKPAAEEYEVFARNFERVEAGDRFAAADGEPLRAAEPFYPVLLSPYGYRDQFGYVADRVGTLE
- a CDS encoding cupin domain-containing protein, translated to MSEADTSGIDGAVLKRTDAVDAETVDAAEGLTKRVLLDESDGAPHFAMRQFELAAGAAVPRHTNEIEHEQYVLSGEYVVGIGDREHAVSPGDALLIPAGVEHWYRNEGDEPGSFICVVPNGDDAIELVE
- a CDS encoding CBS domain-containing protein yields the protein MRGIKIGTVLGIPVRLNWTFLIVLPLFAYLIGSQVGMIAGVMNDALGAGIAPAAIEGGFTPWALGLAAALGLFGGVLLHEFGHSIVAMRYGYEIESITLWLLGGLANFAEFPEDWKHEFWIAVAGPVVSVAVGAACYGVFALAPAGANAVLFVFGYLALLNVVLAGFNMLPAFPMDGGRVLRALLARSQPHAQATQRAAAIGKMFAFFMGLFGLFTLQLLLIVLALFVYMAASGEAQQTTLKAAFEDVTVADVMTRREDLHTVTPDASVADLMSRMFEERHTGYPVLHGDDLVGMVTLEDARSVREVERDAYRVDDVMATDVVAVGPGADAVTALQTMQQHDVGRLPVIDAQGRLVGIISRSDLMTAFNIIQTGGTPSIISGRRQLREEGGPGVF